DNA from Streptomyces luteogriseus:
GGTTCGGGGAGCGATGAGCCTCTCCTTCGGCACGGCGCCTCATCCCTTGGTCGCACGGCCGTAGACCGACGGCCGACAGCGGGCCCGGTGCCGCGCTCGGCACAGTGGGCCGCATGGCAGAGACCAAGGGAAGCGGGCAGACGAAGGGGATCAGCCGGGCGCAGTTCCTGGCCGGGGCCGCGGCGGTGGGAGCCGCCGGGGTGGCGGGACCGGCGGGGCAGGCCCGGGCGGCACAGGCCCGGCACGGACGGGGACTGCGCCGGCGGGGCGTCGTCTACACCGTCGGGGCGGGGGAGACTCCGGGGACCGCGTGGAGTGCCCGGCGGATGCGGCACGACATCCGGGCCATCCGGGACGACCTGCACGCCGACACCGTCGACGTCACGGGCGACGGCGTCGAACGCCTCACGACGACCGCCGCCGAGGCGGCGGAGCGAGGGCTGCACGTCTGGCTGCAGCCGACCCTCGGGGACGCCCCGCAGCGGGACATCCTGGAGCACATCGCCGAGACCGGCCGGTTCGCGGAGCGGCTGCGGAGGCAGGGCGCGAGTGTCGACTTCAGCGTCGGCTGCGAGTTCTGGCTCTTCGTCCCCGGCATCCTGCCGGGCGAGACGGTGCTGGAGCGCATCGAGAACCTCCGGAACGGCACGGTCGACTGGCCGCGGATGCGGCGGCGCCTCGCCGATTTCACGGTCCGGGCGGCGAAGGTCGGCCGCTCGGTCTTCCGGGGGAACCTCAGCTATGCGGCGGCCCAGAGCATCGACGCCCCGGACTGGAACCTCTTCGACATCGTCGGCATCGACTACTACGCGCACTTCGACAGGCCCTCCGACCACGTCCGCGAGCTGCGGCCGTACCTGAAGTGGGGCAAGCCGCTCGCCATCACCGAGTTCGGCACGTGCGCGTACGTCGGTGCGCCCGAGACCGACGGCATGGGCTGGGACATCGTCGACTACGACAAGGAGCCGCCGGAGATCAAGGGGAACCCGGTCCGCAGCGAGCGCGTCCAGGCCGACTACGTGGGCGGGTTGCTGGACGTCTTCGCGTCGATGGGCCTGTACGCGGCGATGGCCTTCGAGTTCATCAGCGCCGACGCCCCGCACCGCCCGGACGCACCCCGCCTCGACCTCGACATGGCGTCGTACGCCCTCACCAAGGTGATCAGGGACCGCCCGGACGACCCCGCCTCCGGCTGGCACTGGGAGCCGAAGGAGGCGTTCCGCGCGGTGGCCCGCCGATACGGGGCGGCGGGCCACCGCACCTCTCAGTCGCAGTAGAGGTCGCGGGCGGGCCGTACGCCGGTGGCCAGGAAACGGGAGACGGCCCGGTCGCCACAGGCGTTGCCGTTGGCCAGATAGGCGTCGTGGCCGGTGGAGTTCACGGTGACCATGACGGCCCGGTCGCCGAGGGCCCGGCGCAGCTTCCGGGCTCCGGCGAGCGGGGTGGCGACGTCTCGCCGGTTCTGCACGAGCAGGAGGTTGGAGGGGCCGCGGTCGGTGATCCGCACGGCCGGCTCCCTCGGCGCGTACGGCCAGGCCGCGCACACCATCGGCCCGCGCGGCATGCCCGCGGTCAGCGGGTACGCGGCCCGGCTCTCGGCGACGTCCTTCTGGTAGGCGGCGGCCGAGTCGGGCCAGTCGACGTCGTTGCAGATGGTGCCGACACCGACCGCGGTGACGTTCTGCAGGACCGACTCGGGCGGAGTCTCGGGCACGGGCGGCGCGGTGCCCTCGCGGACGGCCCGGATGGTCTTGGCCAGGGCCGGGTAGTCGTCGGGGTCGTAGAGGCTGGACAGCATGGTCTGACGCAGCGCGTTGCCGTCCAGTCGCGGGGGGTTGGCGCCGGGCCAGGGGAGCGGGTCGCGGTCCAGCCGGGCGGCGAGCCGCAGGAAGCCGGACCGTACCTCGGCGGGCGTACGGGCGACCCGGTACGGATTGCCGGGCCGGGAGGCCCACGTGGCGAACTCGGGGAAGTTGTCCTCGACACCGACCTCGAAGGCGGCGAGCCAGTTGCGGGTCACGCGGGTGTGGTCGGGGTCGTCGTTGCTGTCCAGCACGATGCGGTCGGTGCGGTGCGGGAACAACTGGCTGTAGACGGCGCCGACATAGGTGCCGTACGAGACGCCCCACGCGGAGATCTTGTCCTCGCCGAGGGCGGCCCGCAGACGGTCCAGGTCGCGGGCCTCGTTGGCGGTGCTGATGTGCCGGATCAGCTCACCGCCCTTACGGGCACAGGCTCCGGCCGTACGCCGGGCGGTGGCCATGTTCTCGTCGACGGAACCGTCCGGGGCCGGCCAGGGCAGGAGCTTGGTCACGCCGAGGTCGGCGGGGTCGAGTGCGCAGTCGACGGCGGTGGACGGGGCCATCCCGCGCGGCGCGAACCCGACGAGGTCGTAGGCGTTCCGCACGCTCTGCGGCAGCTTCTGCCCCTTGCCGGAGGGGTCGGCGAGACTGTCCCCGCCGGGGCCGCCCGGGATGAGCAGCAGGGCGCCGCGCCGGGCGGACGGTTTCTCACTGGGGATACGGGAGACGGCGATCCGGATCTCCGGGCTGTCCGGGTCGGAGTAGTCCATGGGGACGTCGAGGGTGGCGCACTGCTGTCTGGGGTCGAGACCAGGGCCGCTGCAGTCGGCCCAGTCGAGGAGGTCGGGCCCGGTGGCGGACGCCCCACCGGGCCCGGCAAACCCGAGCACCGCACCGGCGGCGGCGACCAGCGCCACGCATTTCGTGATCCGCTTCATGTCCAGCAGCGTGGCCGCCTTCGACGAGGGATCACATCCGGGTAACTGCCCTATCTCCCAGGGGGGTTACCCCAGGGCCAGGTCTCCGGGGTTACGCCCGCAGTCAGGTCAGGGAAAGCAGCCGGGACTCGCCGCCTTTCACGCGTGGCGGTGGTGATCAGGCTGTCGTGGGGGGGGCGAGTGATCCAGCTCCGTCGAAGTCCGGCGTGCGGTGCCGGTGGGGGCCGACCGGGGAGGTGCTGGTGACGGTCCCGACCTGGGAGAGCTGCCCGTGCCACGCCCATGCACGTCAGGTGTAGCTCATGGTGCCTTCGCCCCTCCGCCCGGCGCGTGGTCGCCGCAGCATGAACACATCGACCGCGTCCTGCGTCTCCACCGTGAACCCCTGGCGCTCGTAGAGCCGGCGGGCCGGGCTGCCCCGGAGGACGTTCAGCCGGACCAGGTCGCCGGAGGTGTCCGTCCCGTGCAGCATCGTCCCGAGGACCGCCGACCCCAGGCCCCGGCCCTGGAGCGCCGGGGTGAGGTAGAAGTGCTCCAGCCAGAGGCAGTCCTCGGACGGGCGCAGGGCGATACTGCCCGCGAAGGTGCCGGCCGACTCGATGATCGACGTGTGCCGCGGGGAGAAGCCGTCCCGCAGGCGCTGTCTGACCCGGTGCTCGTCGTAGCGGCCCAGCCGCTCCAGGTCCGGGCGCATCACCACGGCCCGAAGTTCCGCCATCGCCTCGACATCCGCCGGCCGCGCGGGGCGGATGTCCCATTCCGGTTCCGGGTGGCCCTCTGACGTTCGCACGGCCGGATTGTCTCAACGGCCCGTGACGCCCTCTCGTCCGCGGTCCCCGAAATACGCCACGCGGCGTGCCGCTTTTCGTCGATCGGCTGCCTGCCAACCGATCGAAATTGCCCTCGGTTTGCGACGTCCCGCGCCGAACCCCTTTGTGTCGCCGCGCAGTTGTAGGACACAGACCCCTCCGGAGTTTAGTCGCGGAGCGTCACCACAGGGATGCGAAGAGTGAAACCGCGCAAGAAGGGGGAGCACGGTGGAGGCACGACACTCGGCGCTCTGTGCCGAAGAAGCGGAGGACGCGGTGAAAGAATTGCGGGCAGAACTCGCCAAGGCCGGAATCATCCTGCTCTCACGGGGACTTGACCCGGTGAGTTTTGTGCGGGAAGCGCCCTGCCCGCTCGTCGAATCGGTCCGGCGTTCCCCGGCGAGCGTCCGGCGGCACGCGGCGGTGCGGCGATGAACCCCCCCGTCGGCGCCTACGTCGTGGACACCCGCAGCGGACGCATCGGCATCGTCATGGGGCATGAGGGGCCCTACGTGCAGTTGCGCCCGTACGGGGGCGGCCGGGAGTGGGACGCCGACCCCGGGGCCGTCCGGCACGCCACCCCGGCCGAGCGGCTGCGCGTGGCCACCGCGTACGCCAACGCCCGCAGCAGGGGTGAGGTCCCTTGACGTGACGACCCTGCCAGAATGGCTCCATGAGTCTGTTCCGCGACGACGGCATCGTGCTGCGCACCCAGAAGCTGGGTGAGGCGGACCGGATCATCACGCTGCTCACGCGCGGTCACGGACGGGTACGCGCGGTGGCCCGGGGCGTGCGCCGGACGAAGTCGAAGTTCGGTGCGCGTCTCGAGCCGTTCTCCCATGTCGACGTGCAGTTCTTCGCCAAGGGGAGCGAGCTGATCGGGCGGGGGCTGCCGCTGTGCACCCAGAGCGAGACCATCGCGCCGTACGGCGGCGGGATCGTCACCGACTACGCCCGGTACACGGCCGGGACCGTCATGCTGGAGACCGCCGAGCGGTTCACCGACCATGAGGGGGAGCCGGCCGTGCAGCAGTACCTGCTGCTGGTCGGCGGGCTGCGGACCCTCGCCCGGGGCGAGCACGCACCGCACCTCGTGCTCGACGCGTTCCTGCTCCGCTCCCTCGCCGTCAACGGGTACGCCCCGAGCTTCACCGACTGCGCGAAGTGCGGGATGCCCGGGCCCAACCGGTTCTTCTCGGTCGCCTCGGGCGGATCCGTCTGCGTGGACTGCCGCGTGCCCGGCAGCGTCGTACCCTCGCCCCAGGCCCTGGAACTCCTCGGCGCCCTGCTTACGGGAGACTGGGAGACCGCGGACGCGTGCGAGGCGCGCTACGTCCGGGAGGGCAGCGGGCTGGTGTCCGCGTATCTGCACTGGCACATGGAGCGCGGACTGCGCTCCCTGCGCTACGTCGAGAAGTAGCGCGGCGGCGGAGCAGAGCAGCACAGAAGCAAGCGAGCACGAGGAGACGAGAAACACATGGCCGTACGCGGGATCCTGGGGCGCCAGCGCCGGGAGTACAGGACGCCGGAGCCGCACCCGTCCGGCGCGCGGCCCCCGAAGATCCCCGGGGAGTTCGTACCGCAGCATGTGGCGATCGTCATGGACGGCAACGGCCGCTGGGCCAAGGACCGCGGACTGCCGCGCACCGAAGGGCACAAGGTCGGTGCCGAGCGCGTGCTGGACGTGCTCCAGGGGGCCGTCGAGATGGGCGTCGGCGCCATCTCCCTGTACGCCTTCTCCACCGAGAACTGGAAGCGCTCGCCCGACGAGGTGCGCTTCCTGATGAACTTCAACCGGGACTTCATCCGCAAGACCCGCGACCAGCTCGACGAGCTGGGCATCCGGGTGCGCTGGGTCGGTCGTATGCCCAAGCTGTGGCGCTCGGTCGCCAAGGAGCTCCAGATCGCCCAGGAGCAGACCAAGGACAACGACCGGCTGACCCTGTACTTCTGCATGAACTACGGCGGCCGGGCGGAGATCGCCGACGCGGCCAAGGCCATGGCGGAGGACGTGAAGGCCGGGAGGCTCGACCCCTCCAAGGTCAGCGAGAAGACCTTCGCCAAGTACATGTACTACCCGGACATGCCGGACGTGGACCTGTTCCTGCGGCCCAGCGGCGAGCAGCGCACCTCCAACTACCTGATCTGGCAGAGCGCCTACGCCGAGATGGTCTTCCAGGACGTGCTGTGGCCGGACTTCGACCGGCGTGACCTGTGGCGGGCCTGCCTGGAGTTCGCCTCGCGGGACCGGCGCTTCGGCGGGGCCGTCCCGAACGAGGAGCTGCTGGCCATGGAGGGCGAGCAGCAGTAACACGCCAGGCCCGGCGGCCTCATCCGTCGCAGCCGCCGCTGCGGCCCGACAGGCCCCTCCAGTGGCAGCCGGGCCGCAGCGGCGGTGTCCTGATGGCATGGGTTCCACCGCCGTCGGCGCACCCCGGCGGACCACGAAACAGACCGGGGTCTTCGTCGCGGCCTCGCTGGCCCTGCTCTGCATCCAGCTGGACTTCTTCGCGCTCAACCTGGCCATCCCCGGGATCTCCGACGAGCTGGACACGACCGTCTCCGCGGCCCAGTGGACGCTGTCCGCGTACATGCTCGCCGTCGGCTGCCTGTTCATCGTCGGGGGGCGGCTGGGTGATCTCCTCGGCCGGCGGCCGGTCCTGCTGGCCGGGACCGGGCTGTTCGCCGCCGCCTCCGTCGGCTGCGCCCTCGCGCCGAGCCTCGGGGTGCTCGTCGTGGCCCGGATCGTGCAGGGCGCGGGCGCGGCGCTGATCTTCCCCGTGTCGGTCTCCGTGATCACCAACGCCTTTCCCGAGGAGGCCCGGGCCCGGGCGCTCGGGGCGATGTTCGGCATCGCCAACGTCGGCACCGCCCTCGGACCGTTCGTCGGCGGCGGCTTCACCGACGGGCCGGGCTGGCGGTGGATCTTCTGGCTGCTGGCCCCGCTCAGCGCCCTCTCCCTGCTGATCGCCCTGCGCTGCGTCCCCGACTCGCGGGACGAGAGCGCCCCGCGCCGGATCGACCTGCCGGGCTGTGTGGCCGTGGCGACGAGCCTGGGCGCGCTGACCCTGGCCGTGGAGCGGGGGAGCGCCTGGGGGTGGGACCACGCCCGCACGCTCGCCCTGTTCGGGGTCGCCGTGGTGGCCGGCGGGCTCTTCGTCCTGCGGGAGCGGACCTGCCGGCATCCGCTGGTCGACTTCCGGCTGTTCCGCAACCTCCGCTTCAGCCTCGTCACCGTGATGGGGTCGGTCGCCAACATGGGCTACGCCGTCACCGTGTTCCTCGCCACGCTCCAGTTGCAGCAGGTGCGGGGCCTGTCGGCGATCCTGTCCGGCACGGTCTTCCTCGCTCCGGCCGTGATGGTGGCCTGCTCGGGGCCCATCGGCGCCTGGCTGTCCGGCCGGATGCGCGCCACCAGCGTCATGGCACTGGCCGGGGCCATCGCGGGCACCGGCATGATCGGGCTGAGCTTCGCCCGGTCCTGGTGGGTCTACCTGCCCGTCTTCACCTGGTGCGCGCTCGGGCTGGGCCTCGGCTGGACCTTCGCCAGTGTCGCCACCCAGCAGGTCGTCTCGCCCGCCCGCGCCGGAGAGGCCTCGGGCGTCGTCCTCACCGCCCTGGTCACGCTCGGCGCCATCGGCCTGGCGGCCGTGGCGGCGGCCATCACCTCGCTCACCCCCGAGACCGGCCCGGAGGCCGCCTACGACCTCATCCTGCGCGTGGGCGGCGCCGTGATCCTGGCCTCCACCGCCCTGTCCCTGCTCGTCCGCCGCGGGCTGAGCGCCCGGCTTACGTAGGAGGCTTCCGACCTCAGGGGGCGCGGGGAACTGCGCGAACAACCCCCACGCACCCGCACCCGGCAACGAACCCGCACCCCCACGGCGATCAACCGCTCAACCGCCGGAGGCCCCCGCACAGTCGGCGCACGTGCCGAAGATCTCCACCGTATGAGCCACATTCACATAGCCGTGCTCCGCGGCGATGGACTCGGCCCACTTCTCCACGGCCGGCCCCTCGACCTCGACGGCCTTGCCGCACCCGCGGCACACGAGGTGGTGGTGATGGTCGTCGGTGGAACAACGCCGGTAGACCGACTCGCCGTCGGCCGTGCGCAGGACGTCGACCTCACCGGCGTCGGCGAGGGACTGCAGGGTGCGGTAGACCGTGGTGAGCCCGACCGAGTCGCCCTTGTGCTTGAGCATGTCGTGCAGTTCCTGCGCGCTGCGGAACTCGTCGACCTCCTGCAGGGCCGCCGCCACAGCGGCCCGCTGCTTGGTGGCGCGGCCCTTCACGGACGGTCCAGCGGTCGTCACCGTTGCCTCCCTACGTCTGCCTTGCCCGGGCCATTGTGCCAGCCCGGGGTGGGGGCGGTCAGACGCCGACTTCGTCGGCCGACGCCCGGCTGCCCGGGATCGCGCACTCTGCGGGGTCGGCCGTGCCGTCCGAGGCCGCCGCCGCGCGGGCGCGGCGGCGGGCCAGCGGGACCGCGAGCGCCGTCAGCACGATGAACGCGCCGATGGTCAGCAGCACGATCGTCGCGCCGGGCGGCACGTCCTGGTAGTACGAGGTGACGGTGCCGCCGATCGTCACGCTGACGCCGATGGCGACGGCGATCGCGAAAGTGGCGGCGAAGCTGCGGGAGATCTGCTGGGCGGCCGCCACGGGCACCACCATCAGCGCGCTGACCAGCAGCAGCCCGACCACCCGCATCGCCACCGTCACCGTGACGGCCGCGGTGACGGCCGTCAACAGGTTCAGCACGCGCACCGGCAGGCCCGTCACGCGGGCGAACTCCTCGTCCTGGCTGACCGCGAACAGTTGCCGCCGCAGGCCGAGGGTGACCAGTACGACGAAGGCGGCCAGGACGCAGATCGCGGTGACGTCCGAGTCGGACACCGTCGACAGGGAGCCGAACAGGTACGACGTCAGGTTGGCGTTGGAGCCCGTCGGCGCGAGGTTGATGAACATCACACCGCCGGCCATGCCGCCGTAGAACAGCATCGCGAGGGCGATGTCGCCGCGGGTCTTGCCGTACCAGCGGATCAGTTCCATGAGGACCGCGCCGAGGACGGAGACGAGGGTCGCCATCCACACCGGGGACCAGGTCAGCAGGAAGCCGAGGCCGACGCCGGTCATCGCGACGTGGCCGATGCCGTCGCCCATCAGGGCCTGGCGGCGCTGGACCAGGTAGATGCCGACCGCGGGGGCGGTGATGCCGACCAGGACGGCGGCGAGCAGCGCCCGCTGCATGAAGGCGTAGTCGAGGAAGTCCATCAGCTCAGCAGTCCCGTGCGGATCGGTTCGGCGCCCGCGGGTGCGTGCGGGTGCACGTGGTCGTGGCCGGGCAGGGCGTGCTGTCCGACGGCCTTCGGGGGCGGCCCGTCGTGGACGACGCAGCCGTCGCGCAGGACGACCGCCCGGTCGATCAGGGGTTCCAGGGGGCCCAGTTCGTGCAGCACGAGCAGCACGGTCGTGCCCCGCGAGA
Protein-coding regions in this window:
- a CDS encoding abortive phage infection protein, with amino-acid sequence MAETKGSGQTKGISRAQFLAGAAAVGAAGVAGPAGQARAAQARHGRGLRRRGVVYTVGAGETPGTAWSARRMRHDIRAIRDDLHADTVDVTGDGVERLTTTAAEAAERGLHVWLQPTLGDAPQRDILEHIAETGRFAERLRRQGASVDFSVGCEFWLFVPGILPGETVLERIENLRNGTVDWPRMRRRLADFTVRAAKVGRSVFRGNLSYAAAQSIDAPDWNLFDIVGIDYYAHFDRPSDHVRELRPYLKWGKPLAITEFGTCAYVGAPETDGMGWDIVDYDKEPPEIKGNPVRSERVQADYVGGLLDVFASMGLYAAMAFEFISADAPHRPDAPRLDLDMASYALTKVIRDRPDDPASGWHWEPKEAFRAVARRYGAAGHRTSQSQ
- a CDS encoding alpha/beta hydrolase is translated as MKRITKCVALVAAAGAVLGFAGPGGASATGPDLLDWADCSGPGLDPRQQCATLDVPMDYSDPDSPEIRIAVSRIPSEKPSARRGALLLIPGGPGGDSLADPSGKGQKLPQSVRNAYDLVGFAPRGMAPSTAVDCALDPADLGVTKLLPWPAPDGSVDENMATARRTAGACARKGGELIRHISTANEARDLDRLRAALGEDKISAWGVSYGTYVGAVYSQLFPHRTDRIVLDSNDDPDHTRVTRNWLAAFEVGVEDNFPEFATWASRPGNPYRVARTPAEVRSGFLRLAARLDRDPLPWPGANPPRLDGNALRQTMLSSLYDPDDYPALAKTIRAVREGTAPPVPETPPESVLQNVTAVGVGTICNDVDWPDSAAAYQKDVAESRAAYPLTAGMPRGPMVCAAWPYAPREPAVRITDRGPSNLLLVQNRRDVATPLAGARKLRRALGDRAVMVTVNSTGHDAYLANGNACGDRAVSRFLATGVRPARDLYCD
- a CDS encoding GNAT family N-acetyltransferase; this translates as MAELRAVVMRPDLERLGRYDEHRVRQRLRDGFSPRHTSIIESAGTFAGSIALRPSEDCLWLEHFYLTPALQGRGLGSAVLGTMLHGTDTSGDLVRLNVLRGSPARRLYERQGFTVETQDAVDVFMLRRPRAGRRGEGTMSYT
- the recO gene encoding DNA repair protein RecO, whose protein sequence is MSLFRDDGIVLRTQKLGEADRIITLLTRGHGRVRAVARGVRRTKSKFGARLEPFSHVDVQFFAKGSELIGRGLPLCTQSETIAPYGGGIVTDYARYTAGTVMLETAERFTDHEGEPAVQQYLLLVGGLRTLARGEHAPHLVLDAFLLRSLAVNGYAPSFTDCAKCGMPGPNRFFSVASGGSVCVDCRVPGSVVPSPQALELLGALLTGDWETADACEARYVREGSGLVSAYLHWHMERGLRSLRYVEK
- a CDS encoding isoprenyl transferase, whose amino-acid sequence is MAVRGILGRQRREYRTPEPHPSGARPPKIPGEFVPQHVAIVMDGNGRWAKDRGLPRTEGHKVGAERVLDVLQGAVEMGVGAISLYAFSTENWKRSPDEVRFLMNFNRDFIRKTRDQLDELGIRVRWVGRMPKLWRSVAKELQIAQEQTKDNDRLTLYFCMNYGGRAEIADAAKAMAEDVKAGRLDPSKVSEKTFAKYMYYPDMPDVDLFLRPSGEQRTSNYLIWQSAYAEMVFQDVLWPDFDRRDLWRACLEFASRDRRFGGAVPNEELLAMEGEQQ
- a CDS encoding MFS transporter encodes the protein MGSTAVGAPRRTTKQTGVFVAASLALLCIQLDFFALNLAIPGISDELDTTVSAAQWTLSAYMLAVGCLFIVGGRLGDLLGRRPVLLAGTGLFAAASVGCALAPSLGVLVVARIVQGAGAALIFPVSVSVITNAFPEEARARALGAMFGIANVGTALGPFVGGGFTDGPGWRWIFWLLAPLSALSLLIALRCVPDSRDESAPRRIDLPGCVAVATSLGALTLAVERGSAWGWDHARTLALFGVAVVAGGLFVLRERTCRHPLVDFRLFRNLRFSLVTVMGSVANMGYAVTVFLATLQLQQVRGLSAILSGTVFLAPAVMVACSGPIGAWLSGRMRATSVMALAGAIAGTGMIGLSFARSWWVYLPVFTWCALGLGLGWTFASVATQQVVSPARAGEASGVVLTALVTLGAIGLAAVAAAITSLTPETGPEAAYDLILRVGGAVILASTALSLLVRRGLSARLT
- a CDS encoding Fur family transcriptional regulator; its protein translation is MTTAGPSVKGRATKQRAAVAAALQEVDEFRSAQELHDMLKHKGDSVGLTTVYRTLQSLADAGEVDVLRTADGESVYRRCSTDDHHHHLVCRGCGKAVEVEGPAVEKWAESIAAEHGYVNVAHTVEIFGTCADCAGASGG
- a CDS encoding metal ABC transporter permease; protein product: MDFLDYAFMQRALLAAVLVGITAPAVGIYLVQRRQALMGDGIGHVAMTGVGLGFLLTWSPVWMATLVSVLGAVLMELIRWYGKTRGDIALAMLFYGGMAGGVMFINLAPTGSNANLTSYLFGSLSTVSDSDVTAICVLAAFVVLVTLGLRRQLFAVSQDEEFARVTGLPVRVLNLLTAVTAAVTVTVAMRVVGLLLVSALMVVPVAAAQQISRSFAATFAIAVAIGVSVTIGGTVTSYYQDVPPGATIVLLTIGAFIVLTALAVPLARRRARAAAASDGTADPAECAIPGSRASADEVGV